A portion of the Pararge aegeria chromosome 10, ilParAegt1.1, whole genome shotgun sequence genome contains these proteins:
- the LOC120626949 gene encoding vacuolar protein sorting-associated protein 72 homolog, whose product MSHRERRSNAGNRMAKLLDEEEEDDFYKTTYGGFQEADEDNDYVQEREADDEVDSDFDIDENDEPASDQEVDEKEKKVKKFGSKVYQDPNRRKKTAKVNRTFTKKSMESKPKEEDKDEKEEEAVEEVEEEDDDEEDEDEDDSSVSLSSSDDDDDDDDEKNEKNDKSFMDTSIERKSIRQSTAVKSAETQQRIKIRSELKKKKPKKVEERPLTQEELLEEALITEKENLKSLEKFEQSELEKKKVRPTKKSITGPIIRYHSFAVPIETEVTPEDKPSSTPTTDTNISDVVKSEDEILTPGDLSETNMSVSEPNPETEEPSSSANKIDVDVVGPDEEINIQDVSMKEEKPPKVKENVQYYERTLLSFENDIKNKAFNSCFPQKKPKRRRELLCAVTKRPARYIDPITKLPYRSVDAFRIIREAYCQQLEARGDRNDPKIAAWLKARRAQAASSYVQIHIK is encoded by the exons ATGTCTCATCGAGAGCGCCGCTCCAATGCCGGCAATCGAATGGCAAAGTTGTTAGATGAAGAGGAAGAAGATGATTTCTATAAAACAACTTACGGTGGTTTCCAAGAGGCGGACGAGGATAATGATTATGT ACAAGAGAGGGAAGCTGATGATGAGGTTGATTCAGATTTTGACATTGATGAGAACGATGAACCAGCGTCAGACCAAGAAGTTGATGAAAAAGAGAAGAAAGTCAAGAAATTTGGCAGTAAAGTATATCAG GATCCCAACAGAAGGAAAAAAACTGCTAAGGTAAATAGAACATTCACCAAGAAATCGATGGAATCAAAACCCAAAGAGGAAGACAAGGATGAAAAAGAAGAGGAAGCAGTAGAAGAAGTTgaagaagaagatgatgatgaggagGATGAGGATGAGGATGATTCATCAGTATCATTATCGTCatctgatgatgacgatgatgatgatgatgaaaaaaatgaaaaaaatgacaAATCATTTATGGATACATCTATAG AAAGAAAATCAATAAGGCAGAGCACGGCTGTAAAATCAGCGGAAACTCAACAAAGAATCAAAATCAGATCGGAATTAAAGAAGAAAAAGCCAAAGAAAGTCGAGGAAAGACCTCTAACACAAGAAGAATTGCTTGAGGAAGCACTTATAACGGAGAAAGAGAATCTCAAGAGCTTAG AGAAATTCGAACAGAGTGAAttggaaaagaaaaaagttCGACCTACTAAAAAATCAATTACTGGACCTATAATAAG ATATCATTCGTTTGCCGTTCCTATAGAAACTGAAGTAACGCCTGAAGACAAGCCTAGTTCAACGCCGACTACAGATACCAATATTAGTGATGTAGTAAAAAGTGAAGATG AAATACTAACGCCAGGAGATTTAAGCGAAACAAACATGTCGGTATCGGAACCGAATCCTGAAACCGAAGAGCCAAGCAGCAGCGCGAACAAAATTGATGTGGATGTGGTCGGACCCGACGAAGAGATCAATATCCAAGATGTATCCAT gAAAGAAGAAAAGCCACCCAAAGTGAAGGAGAACGTGCAATACTACGAGAGGACACTGTTATCATTTGAGAATGACATCAAAAATAAGGCGTTTAACTCATGCTTCCCACAGAAGAAGCCGAAACGAAGACGGGAACTTTTGTGTGCTGTCACAAA GAGACCGGCGCGTTACATAGACCCAATAACAAAACTGCCGTACAGAAGCGTTGACGCGTTCCGGATCATTCGCGAAGCGTACTGTCAGCAGTTGGAGGCTCGGGGGGACCGAAACGACCCCAAAA